From one Rattus norvegicus strain BN/NHsdMcwi chromosome 7, GRCr8, whole genome shotgun sequence genomic stretch:
- the Plpp2 gene encoding phospholipid phosphatase 2 isoform X2: MERRWVFVLLDVLCVLVASLPFIILTLVNAPYKRGFYCGDDSIRYPYRPDTITHGLMAGVIITATVVLVSSGEAYLVYTDRLYSRSDFNNYVAAIYKVLGTFLFGAAVSQSLTDLAKYMIGRLRPSFLAVCDPDWSRVNCSGYVQVEVCRGSPANVTEASSTCRPGSAGSGHGC; the protein is encoded by the exons ATGGAGCGGAGGTGGGTCTTCGTGCTGCTGGACGTGCTGTGCGTGTTGGTTG CCTCTCTGCCTTTCATCATTCTGACTCTGGTGAATGCACCATATAAGAGAGGGTTCTACTGTGGAGACGACTCCATCCGCTACCCATACCGTCCAGACACAATCACCCATGGACTCATGGCTGGGGTCATCATCACAGCTACTGTCGTCCTT GTCTCATCGGGGGAGGCCTACCTGGTGTACACAGACCGTCTCTATTCGCGCTCTGACTTCAACAACTATGTGGCTGCCATCTACAAGGTTCTGGGAACCTTTCTGTTCGGGGCCGCTGTGAGCCAGTCTCTGACTGACCTGGCCAAGTACATGATTGGCCGTCTTCGACCCAGTTTCTTGGCTGTGTGTGACCCTGACTGGAGCCGGGTCAACTGCTCTGGCTACGTGCAGGTGGAGGTGTGCAGGGGCAGCCCTGCTAATGTCACCGAGGCCAG CTCTACGTGCAGGCCCGGCTCTGCTGGAAGTGGGCACGGCTGCTAA
- the Plpp2 gene encoding phospholipid phosphatase 2 isoform X1 produces MAGVIITATVVLVSSGEAYLVYTDRLYSRSDFNNYVAAIYKVLGTFLFGAAVSQSLTDLAKYMIGRLRPSFLAVCDPDWSRVNCSGYVQVEVCRGSPANVTEARLSFYSGHSSFGMYCMLFLALYVQARLCWKWARLLRPTVQFFLVAFAIYVGYTRVSDNKHHWSDVLVGLLQGALVACLTVCYVSDFFKSRPPQSCQENEESERKPSLSLTLTLGDRP; encoded by the exons ATGGCTGGGGTCATCATCACAGCTACTGTCGTCCTT GTCTCATCGGGGGAGGCCTACCTGGTGTACACAGACCGTCTCTATTCGCGCTCTGACTTCAACAACTATGTGGCTGCCATCTACAAGGTTCTGGGAACCTTTCTGTTCGGGGCCGCTGTGAGCCAGTCTCTGACTGACCTGGCCAAGTACATGATTGGCCGTCTTCGACCCAGTTTCTTGGCTGTGTGTGACCCTGACTGGAGCCGGGTCAACTGCTCTGGCTACGTGCAGGTGGAGGTGTGCAGGGGCAGCCCTGCTAATGTCACCGAGGCCAG GCTGTCCTTCTACTCTGGCCACTCCTCCTTTGGCATGTACTGCATGTTGTTCCTGGCG CTCTACGTGCAGGCCCGGCTCTGCTGGAAGTGGGCACGGCTGCTAAGGCCCACCGTTCAGTTCTTCTTGGTGGCCTTTGCCATCTATGTGGGCTATACCCGAGTGTCTGACAACAAGCACCACTGGAGTGATGTCCTTGTTGGCCTCCTGCAGGGAGCCTTGGTGGCTTGCCTCACG gTCTGCTACGTTTCAGATTTCTTCAAATCTCGGCCACCCCAGTCTTGCCAGGAGAATGAAGAGTCGGAGCGTAAGCCCAGTCTGTCACTGACGTTGACCCTCGGTGACCGACCCTAA
- the Plpp2 gene encoding phospholipid phosphatase 2, with protein sequence MERRWVFVLLDVLCVLVASLPFIILTLVNAPYKRGFYCGDDSIRYPYRPDTITHGLMAGVIITATVVLVSSGEAYLVYTDRLYSRSDFNNYVAAIYKVLGTFLFGAAVSQSLTDLAKYMIGRLRPSFLAVCDPDWSRVNCSGYVQVEVCRGSPANVTEARLSFYSGHSSFGMYCMLFLALYVQARLCWKWARLLRPTVQFFLVAFAIYVGYTRVSDNKHHWSDVLVGLLQGALVACLTVCYVSDFFKSRPPQSCQENEESERKPSLSLTLTLGDRP encoded by the exons ATGGAGCGGAGGTGGGTCTTCGTGCTGCTGGACGTGCTGTGCGTGTTGGTTG CCTCTCTGCCTTTCATCATTCTGACTCTGGTGAATGCACCATATAAGAGAGGGTTCTACTGTGGAGACGACTCCATCCGCTACCCATACCGTCCAGACACAATCACCCATGGACTCATGGCTGGGGTCATCATCACAGCTACTGTCGTCCTT GTCTCATCGGGGGAGGCCTACCTGGTGTACACAGACCGTCTCTATTCGCGCTCTGACTTCAACAACTATGTGGCTGCCATCTACAAGGTTCTGGGAACCTTTCTGTTCGGGGCCGCTGTGAGCCAGTCTCTGACTGACCTGGCCAAGTACATGATTGGCCGTCTTCGACCCAGTTTCTTGGCTGTGTGTGACCCTGACTGGAGCCGGGTCAACTGCTCTGGCTACGTGCAGGTGGAGGTGTGCAGGGGCAGCCCTGCTAATGTCACCGAGGCCAG GCTGTCCTTCTACTCTGGCCACTCCTCCTTTGGCATGTACTGCATGTTGTTCCTGGCG CTCTACGTGCAGGCCCGGCTCTGCTGGAAGTGGGCACGGCTGCTAAGGCCCACCGTTCAGTTCTTCTTGGTGGCCTTTGCCATCTATGTGGGCTATACCCGAGTGTCTGACAACAAGCACCACTGGAGTGATGTCCTTGTTGGCCTCCTGCAGGGAGCCTTGGTGGCTTGCCTCACG gTCTGCTACGTTTCAGATTTCTTCAAATCTCGGCCACCCCAGTCTTGCCAGGAGAATGAAGAGTCGGAGCGTAAGCCCAGTCTGTCACTGACGTTGACCCTCGGTGACCGACCCTAA
- the Mier2 gene encoding mesoderm induction early response protein 2 isoform X6, with the protein MPLDELLALYGYESSEPISEQESEGGDTAPPLPDMTLDKAWPFVLVLGVGTAVAILRLLSCSKEQIAKDLLSGEEEEETQSSADDLTPSVTSHEASDLFHNQSGSRFLSGDNGPGSSASSDTEEDALPANKCKKEIMVGPQFQADLNILHLNRHCDKIYENEDQLLWSPTVLPEREVEEFLYRAVKRRWQEMAGPQIPEGEVVKDSEQALYELVKCNFNVEEALRRLRFNVKVIRDGLCAWSEEECRNFEHGFRVHGKNFHLIQANKVRTRSVGECVEYYYLWKKSERYDYFAQQTRLGRRKFVSSGTTDTEQDLDGLDPDGHARLQSETRVPVEPLSADIEAGGLDQPGVDSDDLPSSEPGPSPFQQLDEPPAVPSLQQPTSLATSAELPLTELPPAAAAPEPATSPRLAVDLALPEELPLVSSPVALNGDPAEPMAPAQVALSVTEFGLIGIGDVNPFLTGHPACPASTLHAEPLSQCNVMTC; encoded by the exons TACGAGTCGTCAGAGCCCATCTCTGAGCAGGAGAGCGAGGGCGGTGACACGGCTCCACCCCTCCCAGACATGACCTTGGACAAG GCTTGGCCTTTTGTGTTGGTATTGGGTGTTGGTACAGCAGTTGCCATACTTCGTTTACTGTCCTGTTCAAAGGAGCAGATAGCCAAGGACTTGCTTtctggggaagaagaggaagaaacacaGTCCTCCGCTGACGACCTCACCCCATCTGTCACCTCCCATGAGGCCTCGGACCTCTTTCATAACCAGAGTGGGT CCCGGTTCTTGTCTGGTGACAACGGCCCAGGCTCCTCAGCCTCCTCCGACACCGAAGAGGACGCCCTTCCCGCCAACAAGTGCAAGAAG GAGATCATGGTAGGGCCTCAATTCCAAGCTGACCTCAACATCCTGCACTTGAACCGACATTGTGACAAGA TCTATGAAAATGAAGACCAGCTGCTGTGGAGCCCCACCGTGCTCCCAGAGCGGGAGGTGGAGGAGTTCCTGTACAGGGCAGTGAAGCGGCGGTGGCAGGAGATGGCTGGCCCCCAGATCCCAGAGGGCGAGGTGGTGAAGGACAGTGAACAG GCGCTGTACGAGCTGGTGAAGTGTAATTTCAATGTGGAGGAGGCCCTGCGCAGGCTGAGGTTCAATGTGAAGGTGATCCGAG ATGGGCTGTGTGCCTGGAGCGAGGAGGAGTGCAGGAACTTTGAACATGGCTTCCGTGTTCACGGGAAGAACTTCCATCTGATTCAGGCCAACAAG GTCCGCACGCGGTCAGTGGGCGAGTGTGTGGAGTATTATTACCTGTGGAAGAAGTCTGAGCGCTATGACTACTTTGCCCAGCAGACGAGGCTGGGTCGGAGGAAGTTCGTCTCCTCCGGAACCAC GGATACTGAACAGGACCTGGATGGTCTTGACCCTGATGGCCATGCCCGGCTGCAGTCTGAGACAAGGGTGCCCGTGG AGCCTCTGAGTGCGGACATCGAAGCTGGTGGGCTTGATCAGCCCGGAGTGGACTCGGATGACCTCCCGTCCTCAGAGCCAGGACCGAGTCCCTTCCAGCAGCTGGATGAACCCCCTGCCGTGCCCTCGCTCCAGCAGCCCACTAGCCTGGCCACCTCGGCTGAACTCCCACTGACTGAACTCCCACCGGCGGCTGCTGCTCCAGAGCCGGCCACCAGCCCCAGGCTGGCTGTGGACCTTGCCCTCCCTGAGGAGCTGCCCCTTGTGTCCAGCCCTGTGGCTCTGAATGGCGACCCTGCagagcccatggctccagcacaGGTGGCCTTGTCGGTCACTGAATTTGGACTCATTGGCATTGGGGATGTGAATCCCTTCCTAACTGGCCACCCAGCGTGCCCAGCCTCCACACTGCACGCAGAGCCCCTGTCACA GTGCAATGTGATGACCTGTTGA